From a single Micromonospora pallida genomic region:
- a CDS encoding GNAT family N-acetyltransferase gives MVREWDPRNASSAEIASLLATLNAVLTTDLPDDPLWRETSLREYLSEVMPGQRRISWVIQPDPTGAILGHVQVLLLGDIGVLEVLVHPDLRRTGAGRTLVQLAARRAYQEGFRSVGVEVVGGTPAIAFFEALGFSRDYVETRSVLRLATVDWPALGGMATGIGTGYRIEFCPGGPPDELVESYARAKAESRDIEDGELRPSSCDPQRLRDSLDCLHRRGMKPYIVCAIHERTGEVAGLTEVVVPAQHPTRADQYDTIVVPDHRGYGIDRAIKARMLLELRAVEPELVEVQTWNAQANEAMRQVNADLGYRPDRQWCEYGADVAELVHRLDAQAH, from the coding sequence ATGGTGCGCGAGTGGGATCCCCGGAACGCGTCGTCCGCCGAGATCGCGTCCCTGCTGGCGACGCTGAACGCGGTCCTGACGACCGACCTGCCCGACGATCCGCTGTGGCGGGAAACCTCCCTTCGCGAGTACCTCTCCGAGGTGATGCCCGGTCAACGGCGGATCTCCTGGGTGATCCAGCCGGACCCGACCGGGGCGATCCTCGGCCACGTGCAGGTGCTCCTGCTCGGCGACATCGGCGTGCTGGAGGTTCTCGTACACCCGGACCTGCGCCGCACCGGCGCCGGTCGGACCCTGGTCCAGTTGGCCGCCCGCCGGGCGTACCAGGAGGGTTTCCGGTCGGTCGGGGTCGAGGTGGTCGGTGGGACACCGGCGATCGCGTTCTTCGAGGCGCTCGGCTTCAGCCGGGACTACGTGGAGACCCGGAGCGTGCTCCGGCTCGCCACGGTGGACTGGCCGGCGCTGGGTGGGATGGCCACCGGCATCGGCACCGGCTACCGGATCGAGTTCTGCCCGGGCGGGCCGCCGGACGAGCTGGTCGAGTCGTACGCCCGGGCCAAGGCCGAGTCGCGCGACATCGAGGACGGCGAGCTGCGGCCCAGCTCGTGTGACCCGCAGCGGCTCCGGGACAGCCTGGACTGCCTGCACCGGCGGGGCATGAAGCCGTACATCGTGTGCGCCATCCACGAACGCACCGGTGAGGTGGCCGGGCTGACCGAGGTGGTGGTGCCGGCGCAGCACCCGACCCGGGCCGACCAGTACGACACCATCGTCGTGCCGGACCACCGGGGCTACGGCATCGACCGGGCGATCAAGGCCCGGATGCTGCTGGAGCTGCGCGCCGTCGAGCCGGAGCTGGTCGAGGTGCAGACCTGGAACGCCCAGGCCAACGAGGCCATGCGCCAGGTCAACGCCGACCTGGGGTACCGTCCCGATCGCCAGTGGTGCGAGTACGGTGCCGACGTGGCGGAGCTGGTACACCGGTTGGACGCCCAGGCGCACTGA
- a CDS encoding lytic transglycosylase domain-containing protein, whose protein sequence is MVDGEDSARTRPLRPAAPPGGSLATSGAAAEPAPSHGAGAVPRPRLPVPPDTLRPSVPTPADTPPSDIPPSVTSPDGTPPDGTAPSDTPPAGTTAPAAPEGDAVRAGATPDDAPTAPTAPTAPTDSAGDAPAASTTVTPAEPAATEPDAKPESDPKTEPDAKADPDAKADPDAKSEPDAKAEPDAKSDPDTKTEPDAEAGPDAKSEPDAASEPDAQVGAGRATRRRYRVPFGRAVRLPPRQVAVGAARATRAWSKRPSGRFALSGVFLLALVSATAAAGALLVPATAPAPRPAAENGTDSPSAGPTLPGGLVPPGTLPPGGVTPGGVVPMPTGRPADALADWARVTGEKVGIPPVAMQAYGYAELVLARTTPNCALSWTTLAAIGYVESRHGAANGAKLLPDGQALPEIRGDALDGNGGRMRILDTDQGRLDKDLTYDRAVGPMQFIPTTWAEVGADADNDGAQNPHDLDDAALAAGNYLCKGGRNMTVSGDWWGAILSYNDVRRYAQDVFDKANEYGVASRG, encoded by the coding sequence GTGGTGGACGGAGAGGACAGCGCGCGGACTCGGCCCCTACGTCCGGCCGCGCCCCCCGGCGGGTCGCTCGCCACGTCGGGCGCCGCCGCCGAACCCGCGCCGTCGCACGGCGCCGGGGCGGTGCCGCGTCCCCGCCTCCCGGTACCGCCGGACACGCTCCGGCCGAGCGTCCCGACGCCGGCCGACACCCCACCGTCCGACATCCCGCCATCCGTCACCTCACCGGACGGCACCCCACCGGACGGCACCGCGCCGTCCGACACCCCGCCGGCCGGCACCACAGCCCCCGCCGCGCCGGAGGGCGACGCCGTCCGCGCCGGAGCCACTCCGGACGACGCCCCGACGGCCCCGACGGCCCCGACGGCCCCGACGGACAGCGCCGGCGACGCCCCGGCCGCGTCGACCACAGTCACCCCGGCCGAACCCGCAGCGACGGAACCCGACGCGAAACCGGAGTCGGACCCGAAGACCGAACCCGACGCGAAAGCCGACCCCGACGCGAAAGCCGACCCCGACGCGAAGTCCGAACCGGACGCGAAGGCTGAACCGGACGCGAAGTCCGACCCCGACACGAAGACCGAACCCGACGCGGAAGCCGGACCCGACGCGAAGTCTGAGCCAGACGCGGCCTCCGAGCCAGACGCTCAGGTCGGGGCGGGGCGGGCTACGCGCCGTCGGTACCGGGTGCCGTTCGGGCGCGCCGTACGCCTGCCGCCCCGGCAGGTCGCGGTCGGTGCGGCGCGGGCGACCCGGGCCTGGTCGAAGCGCCCCAGCGGCCGGTTCGCCCTCTCCGGAGTCTTCCTGCTGGCCCTGGTCTCCGCCACGGCGGCGGCCGGCGCGCTGCTGGTCCCGGCGACCGCCCCCGCCCCGCGCCCAGCCGCCGAGAACGGCACCGACAGCCCGTCCGCCGGACCGACGCTCCCCGGTGGTCTCGTGCCGCCCGGGACGCTGCCGCCCGGTGGGGTCACGCCCGGGGGCGTCGTCCCGATGCCGACCGGCCGCCCCGCCGACGCGCTCGCCGACTGGGCCCGGGTCACCGGGGAGAAGGTCGGCATCCCGCCAGTAGCCATGCAGGCGTACGGCTACGCCGAGCTGGTGCTCGCCCGGACCACCCCCAACTGCGCGCTGAGCTGGACCACCCTCGCCGCAATCGGGTACGTCGAGTCGCGGCACGGGGCGGCCAACGGCGCGAAGCTGCTGCCGGACGGGCAGGCCCTACCGGAGATCCGCGGCGACGCGCTCGACGGCAATGGTGGCCGCATGCGGATCCTCGACACCGACCAGGGCCGGCTCGACAAGGACCTCACCTACGACCGGGCCGTCGGCCCGATGCAGTTCATCCCGACCACCTGGGCGGAGGTCGGCGCGGACGCGGACAACGACGGCGCGCAGAACCCGCACGACCTGGACGACGCCGCGCTCGCCGCCGGCAACTACCTCTGCAAGGGCGGGCGGAACATGACCGTGTCCGGGGACTGGTGGGGGGCGATCCTGTCCTACAACGATGTCCGTCGTTACGCGCAGGACGTCTTCGACAAGGCCAACGAGTACGGCGTGGCGAGCCGGGGCTGA
- a CDS encoding FmdB family zinc ribbon protein yields MPRYEFRCRSCGATFEVNRPMAQAGAPASCPQGHDDTVKLLSTVAVTGRGGAGPVGGGGAPAGGGCCGGGCGC; encoded by the coding sequence ATGCCCCGGTACGAGTTCCGCTGCCGCTCCTGTGGTGCCACCTTCGAGGTCAACCGGCCGATGGCGCAGGCTGGTGCGCCTGCCTCCTGTCCGCAGGGCCATGACGACACAGTCAAGCTGCTCTCCACCGTGGCGGTGACCGGTCGGGGTGGAGCCGGCCCCGTCGGCGGAGGTGGCGCCCCGGCCGGCGGCGGTTGCTGCGGCGGCGGTTGCGGCTGCTGA
- a CDS encoding ATP-binding protein: MSPRIRLPSGWVTFLFTDIEGSTRLARMLGAGYRPVLHEHRRLLRHTLVAADGAELLTEGDSFFVAFADAAAAVAACLAAQRALAGHDWPTPESAPRVRMGLHTGYAEPRDGEYASPEVHRAARIAAAAHGGQVLCSASTVRHAEPLPAGASLLDLGLHQLRGFDDRERLFQVLAPGLEREFPRPRTADTPPHNLPTRATSFVGREVERIELRRLVADHRLVTVLGAGGAGKTRLAVELCAGLVEAYPDGVWFLDVATVTDPGLVPFAVAAAFGLRPEPGRPIMDTLVEYAATRRVLVVLDTCDAQPAATAAVIARLLTGARGVRVLATSRESFGLPGEVVWRIPPLSIDPSPGGGESDAVALLLDRTTAARGGRRPGPGEVVDLRRVVHRLDGLPLAIELAAARLRVLSAGQLAERLADVLGALDAGRDEPDPPRPWSGDPDATVDLRADLPDDGTRSTVERHATMQATVTWSYRTLGPRSARLLRWLAVFAGPVDLAAVEWLLDGDPLGSLSVLVDKSMILAEPSASGCMYRMLDPIRAYAARRLAADGEEQAARDRHVAWSQHVLWRAYFGPDGRPVNLSLYSLDPLAGEFRAALRWSATGGTARDGLRLAAGLDLWWRERGLAREGRLWLFRLYGRIAETGERIPEAELAAAYHMHSLHAGADGEFAEELRFAQRAEAAARQAGDAGLLARVLAGRAAPLVDMGQFVEAEQVCREVIAWARERGVAGDALLAVFSLAELLWRRGALDEAAELLGSARTVEATRPVERGQRSVDMLLGMVALGRGDLVAAHEHLQVALRSRMGHGYHGRACDTVNALAVRCADGGDPLTAARLFGAAQATRARIRSTPGLFGPYWLRWQTELRRVLGDAAFDAGYRAGAELGLEEAAALALAVEHPDLSPASSRFTSSW; the protein is encoded by the coding sequence ATGTCGCCACGGATCCGCCTCCCGAGCGGATGGGTGACCTTCCTGTTCACCGACATCGAGGGCTCGACGCGCCTGGCCCGGATGCTCGGTGCCGGCTACCGACCGGTGCTACACGAACACCGTCGGCTGCTGCGGCACACCCTGGTCGCGGCCGACGGCGCGGAGTTGCTCACCGAGGGTGACTCGTTCTTCGTCGCCTTCGCCGACGCCGCCGCGGCCGTCGCCGCCTGCCTGGCCGCGCAGCGGGCGCTGGCCGGGCACGACTGGCCCACCCCGGAGTCGGCCCCCCGGGTCCGGATGGGACTGCACACCGGGTACGCCGAGCCGCGCGACGGCGAGTACGCCAGCCCGGAGGTGCACCGGGCAGCCCGGATCGCCGCCGCCGCCCACGGTGGTCAGGTGCTCTGTTCGGCGTCGACGGTGCGGCACGCCGAGCCGCTGCCCGCCGGGGCGTCCCTGCTCGACCTCGGGCTGCACCAGTTGCGCGGCTTCGACGACCGGGAGCGGCTCTTCCAGGTCCTCGCCCCGGGCCTGGAGCGGGAGTTCCCGCGCCCGCGTACCGCCGACACACCGCCGCACAACCTGCCCACCCGGGCCACCTCGTTCGTCGGGCGGGAGGTGGAACGGATCGAGTTGCGGCGGCTGGTGGCGGACCACCGGCTGGTCACCGTTCTCGGCGCGGGCGGCGCGGGCAAGACCCGTCTCGCGGTGGAGTTGTGCGCCGGGCTGGTCGAGGCGTACCCGGACGGGGTGTGGTTCCTCGACGTCGCCACGGTGACCGACCCGGGCCTGGTGCCGTTCGCGGTCGCCGCCGCCTTCGGCCTCCGGCCGGAGCCGGGACGCCCGATCATGGACACCCTCGTCGAGTACGCGGCCACCCGTCGCGTGCTGGTCGTGCTGGACACCTGTGACGCCCAGCCGGCCGCCACCGCCGCGGTGATCGCCCGGCTGCTGACCGGTGCGCGTGGCGTTCGGGTGCTCGCCACCAGCCGGGAGTCGTTCGGTCTTCCCGGTGAGGTGGTGTGGCGGATCCCCCCGCTGTCGATCGACCCGTCGCCGGGCGGCGGCGAGAGCGACGCGGTGGCCCTCCTGCTCGACCGGACCACGGCCGCCCGGGGCGGGCGCCGTCCCGGCCCGGGGGAGGTGGTCGACCTGCGCCGGGTGGTGCATCGGCTGGACGGCCTGCCGCTCGCCATCGAGCTGGCCGCCGCCCGGCTGCGGGTGCTCTCCGCCGGTCAGCTCGCCGAACGCCTGGCCGACGTGCTCGGCGCGCTGGACGCGGGGCGGGACGAGCCGGACCCGCCCCGCCCCTGGTCAGGTGACCCGGACGCGACCGTGGACCTGCGTGCCGACCTGCCCGACGACGGCACCCGGTCGACGGTGGAGCGGCACGCCACCATGCAGGCCACCGTCACCTGGTCGTACCGGACGCTCGGGCCCCGGTCGGCCCGGCTGCTGCGCTGGCTGGCGGTGTTCGCCGGGCCGGTGGACCTGGCGGCGGTGGAGTGGCTGCTCGACGGGGACCCGCTCGGCTCGCTATCGGTGCTGGTGGACAAGTCGATGATCCTGGCCGAGCCGAGTGCCTCGGGTTGCATGTACCGGATGCTCGACCCGATTCGGGCGTACGCGGCCCGCCGGCTCGCGGCGGACGGCGAGGAGCAGGCCGCCCGGGACCGGCACGTGGCCTGGTCACAGCACGTGCTGTGGCGGGCATACTTCGGCCCGGACGGGCGGCCGGTGAACCTGTCGCTCTACTCGCTCGACCCGCTCGCGGGTGAGTTCCGGGCCGCGCTGCGCTGGTCGGCGACCGGGGGGACGGCCCGGGACGGGCTGCGGCTGGCCGCTGGGCTGGACCTGTGGTGGCGGGAGCGGGGGCTGGCCCGGGAGGGGCGCCTCTGGTTGTTCCGGCTCTACGGCCGGATCGCCGAGACCGGCGAGCGGATCCCCGAGGCGGAGTTGGCGGCGGCGTACCACATGCACTCGCTGCACGCCGGGGCCGACGGCGAGTTCGCCGAGGAACTGCGTTTCGCCCAGCGGGCCGAGGCGGCGGCGAGGCAGGCCGGGGACGCGGGTCTGCTCGCCCGGGTGCTCGCCGGCCGGGCCGCGCCCCTGGTCGACATGGGGCAGTTCGTCGAGGCGGAGCAGGTGTGCCGGGAGGTCATCGCCTGGGCCCGGGAACGGGGGGTGGCCGGGGACGCACTGCTCGCCGTCTTCAGTCTGGCCGAGCTGCTGTGGCGACGCGGGGCGCTGGACGAGGCGGCGGAGCTGCTCGGCTCGGCCCGGACGGTGGAGGCGACCCGTCCGGTGGAGCGGGGCCAGCGCTCGGTGGACATGCTGCTCGGCATGGTGGCGCTGGGCCGGGGGGATCTGGTCGCCGCGCACGAGCATCTCCAGGTGGCGCTCCGGTCCCGGATGGGCCACGGCTACCACGGGCGGGCCTGCGACACGGTGAACGCGCTCGCGGTCCGGTGCGCCGACGGGGGCGACCCGCTGACCGCGGCCCGGCTGTTCGGCGCGGCCCAGGCGACGCGGGCCCGGATCCGGTCCACGCCGGGGCTGTTCGGGCCGTACTGGCTGCGGTGGCAGACGGAGCTGCGCCGGGTGCTGGGCGACGCGGCCTTCGACGCCGGGTACCGGGCGGGGGCGGAACTGGGGTTGGAGGAGGCGGCAGCGCTGGCCCTGGCGGTGGAGCACCCGGACCTGTCCCCCGCCTCCTCCCGGTTCACGTCGAGCTGGTGA
- a CDS encoding phospholipase — MRRRLTTMLAASAFALLTVLGVASPAAAVTRDQKLSVMYSWTQTSASSYNAWNSARQNQGAWAAYAFNWSTDYCSSSPDNPLGFSFNLSCYRHDFGYRNHKAMGVFTSGNKARVDSAFYEDLKRVCATYPSYVNPACYSLAWTYYQAVKAFGSIAAVSPADIDRAAKMKADLERAHSAR, encoded by the coding sequence ATGCGCCGTCGCCTCACCACCATGCTCGCCGCCAGCGCGTTCGCGCTGCTCACCGTGCTCGGGGTCGCCTCGCCGGCCGCCGCGGTCACCCGTGACCAGAAGCTGTCAGTGATGTACAGCTGGACGCAGACCAGCGCCAGCAGCTACAACGCCTGGAACTCGGCCCGGCAGAACCAGGGCGCCTGGGCGGCGTACGCCTTCAACTGGTCGACCGACTACTGCTCGTCCAGCCCGGACAACCCGCTCGGGTTCAGCTTCAACCTGTCCTGCTACCGGCACGACTTCGGCTACCGCAACCACAAGGCGATGGGCGTCTTCACCAGCGGCAACAAGGCCCGCGTCGACAGCGCCTTCTACGAGGACCTGAAGCGCGTCTGCGCCACGTACCCGAGCTATGTCAACCCGGCCTGCTACAGCCTGGCCTGGACGTACTACCAGGCGGTCAAGGCCTTCGGCTCGATCGCCGCGGTCAGCCCGGCCGACATCGACCGGGCCGCCAAGATGAAGGCCGACCTCGAGCGGGCCCACAGCGCACGCTGA
- a CDS encoding glycoside hydrolase family 10 protein, producing the protein MKAPRLRAAGLAVALLGALVAATPAQATPAADTTGTITTADCTTDPATPKRQFRAMWIASVTNIDWPTKASWTDPNRIAAQQAEYLRWLDLAEQLNHNAVVVQVRPTADAFWPSPYEPWSEYLTGVRGQDPGWDPLAFLVEESHKRNLEFHAWFNPYRVSMPAPGGAGADISKLAPNHPARQHPEWTFAYPPANVAGSRLYYNPGIPEVREFVQTAMLDAVKRYDIDGVHFDDYFYPYPSGTHQVPDDATFAQYNRGFTNKADWRRDNINLLVKEMNEQVKAAKPWVKFGVSPFGIWRNKSVDPLGSDTTGSQSYDIISADTRKWIKEEWVDYVVPQLYWYIGQYPAADYARLVPWWAEVVRGTKVQLYIGQADYKSGDPAYGSFWMNPQELSNHLTLNRSYPEVLGNVHFSAVQVRANRLDATDIYAQEHYSKPALVPTMSHLPAKPLLFPVVTGVQRTDEGVRLNWRQPADGAGPFGTATSYAIYRLDGNQQPGQCDLADATHLVDTVRATGGAQSYVDTTAEPGRSYTYLVTALDRLYNESPASPARFVR; encoded by the coding sequence ATGAAGGCACCTCGGCTCAGAGCCGCCGGGCTGGCCGTCGCGCTGCTCGGCGCGCTCGTCGCCGCGACGCCCGCGCAGGCCACCCCGGCCGCCGACACCACCGGCACCATCACCACCGCCGACTGCACCACCGACCCGGCCACCCCCAAGCGCCAGTTCCGGGCGATGTGGATCGCGTCGGTGACCAACATCGACTGGCCCACCAAGGCCTCCTGGACCGACCCGAACCGGATCGCCGCCCAGCAGGCCGAGTACCTGCGCTGGCTCGACCTCGCCGAGCAGCTCAACCACAACGCGGTGGTGGTCCAGGTCCGGCCGACCGCCGACGCCTTCTGGCCGTCGCCGTACGAGCCCTGGTCGGAGTACCTGACCGGAGTGCGCGGGCAGGACCCGGGCTGGGACCCGTTGGCCTTCCTGGTCGAGGAGTCGCACAAGCGGAACCTGGAGTTCCACGCCTGGTTCAATCCGTACCGGGTCTCCATGCCCGCCCCGGGCGGCGCGGGCGCGGACATCAGCAAGCTCGCCCCGAACCACCCGGCCCGGCAGCACCCGGAGTGGACCTTCGCGTACCCGCCGGCCAACGTCGCCGGCAGCCGGCTCTACTACAACCCCGGCATCCCCGAGGTCCGCGAGTTCGTCCAGACCGCGATGCTGGACGCGGTCAAGCGGTACGACATCGACGGCGTGCACTTCGACGACTACTTCTACCCGTACCCGAGCGGCACCCACCAGGTGCCGGACGACGCGACGTTCGCGCAGTACAACCGGGGCTTCACCAACAAGGCCGACTGGCGGCGGGACAACATCAACCTGCTCGTCAAGGAGATGAACGAGCAGGTCAAGGCGGCCAAGCCGTGGGTGAAGTTCGGGGTCAGCCCGTTCGGCATCTGGCGGAACAAGTCGGTCGACCCGCTCGGCTCGGACACCACCGGCAGCCAGTCGTACGACATCATCTCCGCCGACACCCGCAAGTGGATCAAGGAGGAGTGGGTCGACTACGTCGTGCCGCAGCTCTACTGGTACATCGGCCAGTACCCGGCGGCCGACTACGCCCGGCTGGTGCCGTGGTGGGCCGAGGTGGTGCGGGGCACGAAGGTGCAGCTCTACATCGGTCAGGCCGACTACAAGAGCGGTGACCCGGCGTACGGCTCGTTCTGGATGAACCCGCAGGAGCTGTCGAACCACCTGACGCTCAACCGGTCGTACCCGGAGGTGCTCGGCAACGTGCACTTCTCCGCGGTGCAGGTGCGGGCGAACCGGCTCGACGCGACCGACATCTACGCGCAGGAGCACTACTCGAAGCCGGCGCTGGTGCCGACCATGTCGCACCTGCCCGCGAAGCCGCTGCTGTTCCCGGTGGTCACCGGCGTGCAGCGGACCGACGAGGGGGTGCGACTGAACTGGCGGCAGCCGGCCGACGGCGCGGGCCCGTTCGGGACCGCGACCTCGTACGCGATCTACCGGCTGGACGGCAACCAGCAGCCCGGTCAGTGCGACCTGGCCGACGCCACGCACCTGGTCGACACCGTGCGGGCGACCGGCGGCGCGCAGTCGTACGTGGACACCACCGCCGAGCCGGGCCGGTCGTACACGTACCTGGTGACCGCCCTGGACCGGCTCTACAACGAGAGCCCGGCCAGCCCGGCGCGCTTCGTGCGCTGA
- a CDS encoding carbohydrate ABC transporter permease, which yields MTSLRRAGRYAVLVLLALVFLAPLLWMVLTSLKTYGGAQRIPPDWLPNPLSGYGYERILTDSANPVLRWFVNSMLAATLHALLVLVTASMAAYALARMRFRGRTVSFALIVGTLFIPPTSLIIPNFVIADRLHWLDTLAVLVVPGAASAFGVFFLRQFFLSIPAELEEAAVLDGANHWQIFVKVLLPLSKPALATLAVLSFLTNWNDFLWPVYVLFSPEKLTVPAGLGLLQGAYVTDYPVIMAGAVLASVPVLALFVLAQRHIIQGVSRSGLKG from the coding sequence GTGACGTCACTCCGCCGTGCCGGGCGCTACGCCGTCCTGGTGCTGCTGGCCCTGGTGTTCCTGGCCCCGCTGCTCTGGATGGTCCTCACCTCGCTGAAGACCTACGGGGGCGCGCAGAGGATCCCGCCGGACTGGCTCCCGAACCCGCTCTCCGGGTACGGCTACGAGCGCATCCTCACCGACTCGGCCAACCCGGTGCTGCGCTGGTTCGTCAACAGCATGCTGGCCGCCACGCTGCACGCGCTGCTGGTGCTGGTGACCGCGTCGATGGCCGCGTACGCCCTGGCCCGGATGCGGTTCCGGGGTCGTACGGTGAGCTTCGCGCTGATCGTGGGGACGCTCTTCATCCCGCCCACCTCGCTGATCATCCCGAACTTCGTGATCGCCGACCGGCTGCACTGGCTGGACACCCTCGCGGTGCTGGTGGTGCCCGGCGCGGCCAGCGCGTTCGGGGTGTTCTTCCTCCGACAGTTCTTCCTCTCCATCCCGGCCGAACTGGAGGAGGCCGCCGTCCTGGACGGGGCGAACCACTGGCAGATCTTCGTGAAGGTGCTGCTGCCGCTGTCGAAGCCGGCGCTGGCCACCCTCGCCGTCCTGTCGTTCCTCACCAACTGGAACGACTTCCTCTGGCCGGTCTACGTGCTGTTCAGCCCGGAGAAGCTGACCGTCCCGGCGGGCCTGGGCCTGCTCCAGGGCGCGTACGTCACCGACTATCCGGTGATCATGGCGGGCGCGGTGCTGGCCAGCGTGCCGGTGCTGGCGCTCTTCGTCCTGGCCCAGCGGCACATCATCCAGGGCGTGTCGCGCAGCGGGCTGAAGGGCTGA
- a CDS encoding carbohydrate ABC transporter permease encodes MGKRRREAGRRGRATTPYLFLAPYLVLFLVFGLAPIGFGLWLSVHQWDLQLPHRPFVGLDNYRDLFSSDSAIYGDWWSSVRATGVFTLFSVPLLLVVPLGLALLLNEKFPGRTFFRAVYFAPYVLGVAVVGLLWRFLLDANLGLVNRLLGAVGLPADTPWVTDVPWAWVSLVGVTVWWTSGFNAVIYLAGLQDIPSELYEAARVDGAGAWDRFRNVTLPGLRPVLLFVLTTTILASANVFGQSFLITQGAPGEQTRTVVWRIVDEGLRDNDAGRAAAMSILFALALAVISIVNFRFLRYRED; translated from the coding sequence GTGGGGAAACGACGCCGGGAAGCTGGCCGGCGCGGCCGAGCCACCACCCCGTACCTCTTCCTCGCGCCGTACCTCGTCCTGTTCCTGGTCTTCGGGTTGGCCCCGATCGGGTTCGGGCTCTGGCTGAGCGTGCACCAGTGGGACCTCCAGCTTCCCCACCGGCCCTTCGTCGGGTTGGACAACTACCGGGACCTGTTCTCCAGTGACTCGGCAATCTACGGGGACTGGTGGTCCAGCGTCCGGGCCACCGGCGTCTTCACCCTCTTCTCGGTGCCGCTGCTGCTGGTCGTACCGCTGGGGTTGGCGCTGCTGCTCAACGAGAAGTTCCCCGGGCGGACGTTCTTCCGGGCGGTCTACTTCGCCCCGTACGTGCTCGGTGTGGCGGTGGTCGGCCTGCTCTGGCGGTTCCTGCTCGACGCCAACCTGGGCCTGGTCAACCGGCTGCTCGGCGCGGTCGGGTTGCCGGCGGACACGCCCTGGGTGACGGACGTGCCGTGGGCCTGGGTCTCCCTGGTCGGGGTGACCGTCTGGTGGACCTCCGGCTTCAACGCGGTGATCTACCTGGCCGGCCTCCAGGACATCCCCTCCGAGCTGTACGAGGCGGCGCGGGTGGACGGCGCGGGCGCCTGGGACCGGTTCCGCAACGTCACGCTGCCCGGCCTGCGCCCGGTCCTGCTCTTCGTGCTGACCACCACGATCCTCGCCTCGGCCAACGTCTTCGGCCAGTCCTTCCTGATCACGCAGGGCGCGCCGGGCGAGCAGACCCGGACGGTGGTCTGGCGGATCGTCGACGAGGGGCTCCGGGACAACGACGCCGGCCGGGCCGCCGCGATGAGCATCCTGTTCGCGCTCGCCCTCGCCGTGATCAGCATCGTCAACTTCCGGTTCCTGCGGTACCGGGAAGACTGA
- a CDS encoding ABC transporter substrate-binding protein has product MMRNEMSRRRLLGLGVGLGTAATLALAGCGGDEEPSTASGNGGKEYTGPKVDLKLWNGFTGGDGDIFKKLVETFNAEHGNIAVAVTTYQWDDYYSKLPGAVSSGAGPDIAVMHMDQLATFAARGVITELDDVATALGLTEADFAPTVWAGGLYNDKRYGIPLDMHPLGFYYNKAVMQKAGLDPEKPPTTRDDYTAALTELKKSGVQGFWVSPFQFTGGMTFYSLLHQWGGTLFDADAAKATFNSDPAVEACTWLVDMIKQGHSPANVGQDADYLAFKAGKNAFNWNGIWQVNDLKKSPDMQWGVAPLPQIGSKPAAWANSHNFTIVKQRSANADKVAGAKVFINWLSQHSLDWAAGGQVPARKAVREDAGFAALAEVNALAPELEYAAFPPAAPGIGEVLLTFYSSFNEAALGKKSPKQALDDGVAKADKQLADNRKKYGN; this is encoded by the coding sequence ATGATGCGCAACGAGATGAGCCGACGTCGTCTGCTCGGCCTCGGTGTCGGGCTCGGCACGGCGGCCACGCTCGCCCTGGCGGGCTGCGGCGGCGACGAGGAGCCCAGCACCGCCTCCGGCAACGGCGGCAAGGAGTACACCGGCCCGAAGGTCGACCTGAAGCTGTGGAACGGCTTCACCGGCGGTGACGGCGACATCTTCAAGAAGCTGGTCGAGACGTTCAACGCCGAGCACGGCAACATCGCGGTGGCGGTCACCACCTACCAGTGGGACGACTACTACAGCAAGCTCCCCGGCGCGGTCAGCAGCGGCGCCGGACCGGACATCGCGGTCATGCACATGGACCAGCTCGCCACCTTCGCCGCCCGGGGCGTCATCACCGAGTTGGACGACGTGGCGACGGCGCTGGGGCTGACCGAGGCCGACTTCGCCCCGACGGTCTGGGCCGGTGGCCTGTACAACGACAAGCGGTACGGCATCCCGCTGGACATGCACCCGCTCGGCTTCTACTACAACAAGGCCGTCATGCAGAAGGCGGGCCTCGACCCGGAGAAGCCGCCAACCACCCGGGACGACTACACCGCCGCGCTGACCGAACTGAAGAAGTCCGGCGTCCAGGGCTTCTGGGTCAGCCCGTTCCAGTTCACCGGCGGCATGACCTTCTACTCGCTGCTGCACCAGTGGGGCGGCACGCTCTTCGACGCCGACGCCGCGAAGGCCACCTTCAACTCCGACCCGGCGGTGGAGGCGTGCACCTGGCTGGTCGACATGATCAAGCAGGGCCACTCCCCCGCCAACGTCGGCCAGGACGCCGACTACCTGGCGTTCAAGGCCGGCAAGAACGCCTTCAACTGGAACGGCATCTGGCAGGTCAACGACCTGAAGAAGAGCCCCGACATGCAGTGGGGGGTGGCCCCGCTGCCACAGATCGGCAGCAAGCCCGCGGCCTGGGCCAACTCGCACAACTTCACCATCGTCAAGCAGCGCAGCGCCAACGCGGACAAGGTGGCCGGGGCCAAGGTCTTCATCAACTGGCTGAGCCAGCACTCGCTGGACTGGGCCGCCGGCGGCCAGGTGCCGGCCCGCAAGGCGGTCCGCGAGGACGCCGGCTTCGCGGCGCTCGCCGAGGTGAACGCGCTCGCCCCCGAACTCGAGTATGCGGCCTTCCCGCCGGCCGCGCCGGGCATCGGCGAGGTGCTGCTCACCTTCTACTCCTCGTTCAACGAGGCGGCGCTCGGCAAGAAGTCGCCGAAGCAGGCGCTGGACGACGGCGTGGCCAAGGCCGACAAGCAGCTCGCGGACAACCGCAAGAAGTACGGGAACTGA